In Flammeovirgaceae bacterium 311, one DNA window encodes the following:
- a CDS encoding recF protein (COG1195 Recombinational DNA repair ATPase (RecF pathway)) has product MHLQKLELLNFKNYPDLTLDFSPDINCLVGANGSGKTNLLDAIYYLSLTKSAFHATDAHSIKHEEELMVIRGWFKREESVDTVQCSLQQGQRKLVMRNRKEYERLSEHVGRYPIVLIAPNDTDVIREGSEVRRRFFDGILSQVDAHYLQNLLRYNHALKQRNSLLKTFSEQGRVQYDLLEPFTLQLLQYGVPLLERRRHFMQEYMPLFEHHYRNLTDGQESVFIRYETNLDANKPEKLMQDNVQRDVALQRTRIGVHRDDYVFEIDSFSLKKYGSQGQQKSFLIALKLAQFDLLREHKGFKPILLLDDIFDKLDDKRMARLMELVSGHAFGQLFVTDARPERSARLFKDLSDSEVIYFLVQKGAAVPVDEQALLSD; this is encoded by the coding sequence ATGCATCTGCAAAAGCTGGAATTGCTAAACTTTAAAAATTATCCTGATTTAACACTGGATTTTTCGCCCGATATCAATTGTCTGGTGGGGGCGAATGGCAGTGGAAAAACTAATTTGCTTGATGCTATATACTATTTGAGTTTAACCAAAAGTGCTTTTCATGCTACAGATGCGCATAGTATTAAGCATGAAGAGGAGCTGATGGTAATCCGTGGCTGGTTTAAACGGGAGGAAAGCGTTGATACCGTGCAGTGCAGCCTGCAGCAGGGGCAGCGAAAGCTGGTTATGCGTAACAGAAAAGAATATGAGCGGCTTAGTGAGCATGTAGGTCGTTACCCCATTGTGCTCATAGCGCCCAATGATACGGATGTGATCCGGGAAGGAAGTGAGGTCAGGCGCAGATTTTTTGATGGCATTCTCTCCCAGGTTGATGCACATTACCTGCAAAACCTGCTGCGCTACAACCACGCCCTGAAGCAACGAAACAGCCTCTTAAAAACATTTTCGGAGCAGGGCAGGGTACAGTATGATCTGCTTGAGCCTTTTACCCTGCAGTTACTGCAGTATGGGGTGCCCCTGCTGGAACGGCGCCGGCATTTTATGCAAGAGTATATGCCACTGTTTGAACACCATTACCGTAACCTGACCGATGGGCAGGAAAGTGTTTTTATCCGCTACGAAACTAACCTGGATGCTAATAAGCCCGAGAAGTTAATGCAGGATAATGTGCAGCGAGATGTTGCCCTGCAGCGAACCCGCATTGGTGTTCACCGCGATGACTATGTGTTTGAGATTGATAGCTTTTCATTGAAGAAGTATGGCTCACAGGGGCAGCAAAAGAGCTTTCTGATTGCGCTAAAGCTGGCACAGTTTGACCTGCTGAGGGAGCATAAAGGCTTTAAGCCTATACTATTATTAGATGATATTTTCGATAAGCTTGATGATAAAAGAATGGCAAGGCTGATGGAGCTGGTTTCAGGCCATGCCTTTGGGCAACTTTTTGTAACCGATGCCAGACCGGAACGATCGGCCCGTTTATTTAAGGATTTATCTGATAGCGAGGTAATATATTTTTTAGTGCAAAAAGGAGCCGCTGTGCCTGTAGATGAACAGGCGCTGCTATCAGACTGA
- a CDS encoding hypothetical protein (COG5512 Zn-ribbon-containing, possibly RNA-binding protein and truncated derivatives), with protein sequence MSSSSKYRNRRNSTTNTFTIGEALQDLLQTYKIKARFDEASLLASWERLMGAPIAKRTSKIYVRNKVLFVELSSAPLKHELNNSKRKVLEIISREYGEGLLEEVIFI encoded by the coding sequence ATGAGCTCCTCTTCAAAATACCGTAACCGCCGAAACAGTACTACCAACACCTTTACCATAGGTGAGGCCCTGCAGGATTTGCTGCAGACTTATAAGATCAAAGCCCGCTTCGATGAAGCCAGCCTGCTTGCTTCCTGGGAGCGCCTGATGGGTGCACCTATTGCCAAGCGTACCAGCAAGATTTATGTACGTAACAAGGTGCTGTTTGTAGAGCTTAGCTCGGCCCCGCTAAAGCATGAGTTGAATAACAGCAAACGTAAGGTGCTTGAAATCATCAGTCGTGAATATGGCGAAGGCCTGCTGGAAGAAGTAATCTTTATCTGA
- a CDS encoding cytochrome c (COG2010 Cytochrome c, mono- and diheme variants) has product MINVSFKAIFFPVLPPYPTTMKKFLRYLLSGLAVIVLLMGAGALFIQLRGIPTYEKPVLQQSVEIHPQRIARGKKLATMLCAGCHLNSETKQLTGKHMSDAPPIFGEIHSPNITQDKTYGIGEWTDGEIIYLLRTGIKRDGSYAPPYMAKLPHMSDEDIASVVAFLRSDDEMVRASEVPSVPSQPSFMTKFLSNIEFKPLPFPTTAINIPDSTDLVAYGRYLTVNLDCWTCHSGDFTKLDIMVPENSYHFLAGGNKMLDLQGKEMVTLNLTPDKETGIGNWSEEQFIRAVKYGIIDGEPALRYPMVPYPQLTDYEAKAIYAYLQTIPPVKNPVKRSSM; this is encoded by the coding sequence ATGATAAATGTAAGCTTCAAAGCTATTTTTTTTCCTGTTCTACCCCCTTACCCTACTACCATGAAAAAGTTTTTGCGTTACTTGCTATCCGGCCTTGCAGTTATAGTGCTGCTGATGGGTGCCGGCGCGCTCTTTATTCAGTTGCGCGGAATTCCCACCTATGAAAAACCCGTACTTCAGCAAAGCGTAGAGATACATCCGCAGCGTATTGCCAGAGGTAAAAAGCTGGCTACCATGCTTTGCGCCGGCTGCCATCTGAATTCGGAAACCAAGCAACTTACGGGCAAGCATATGAGTGATGCCCCGCCTATATTCGGTGAAATCCATTCGCCTAACATTACTCAGGATAAAACATATGGTATTGGCGAGTGGACCGATGGTGAAATTATTTACCTGTTGCGCACCGGTATTAAGCGTGATGGCAGCTATGCTCCGCCTTATATGGCCAAACTTCCACACATGTCCGATGAAGACATTGCCTCGGTAGTAGCCTTTTTGCGCTCCGATGATGAAATGGTAAGAGCATCTGAGGTGCCTAGCGTTCCCAGCCAGCCCTCATTCATGACCAAGTTTCTGTCTAACATCGAATTCAAGCCACTGCCCTTTCCTACTACAGCCATTAATATTCCCGACAGCACAGATTTGGTGGCTTATGGCCGTTACCTCACCGTTAACCTTGATTGCTGGACCTGCCACTCCGGCGACTTTACCAAGCTGGATATCATGGTGCCTGAAAACAGTTACCACTTCCTGGCAGGTGGAAATAAAATGCTTGATCTGCAGGGCAAAGAAATGGTTACCCTGAATCTTACTCCTGATAAAGAAACGGGTATTGGCAACTGGTCGGAGGAGCAGTTTATCAGAGCGGTGAAGTATGGCATCATAGATGGAGAGCCGGCCTTGCGTTACCCAATGGTGCCTTACCCACAGCTTACGGATTATGAGGCAAAGGCCATCTATGCGTATCTGCAGACTATTCCCCCTGTAAAAAATCCCGTTAAACGCTCATCTATGTAA
- a CDS encoding Peptidase S46 codes for MWLPLMLKALQDDMQAQGMKLTAEDIYSVNQSSLKDAIVSFGGFCTGELISDEGLILTNHHCGYSAIQSHSSVQDDLLTKGYWAMKKEEEKANAGLFVTFIIRMEDVSEQVLKGIAPDMPEAEREKLVAARVREISRAATEGTHYGAIIKPFYYGNEYYMFITETYEDVRLVGAPPSSIGKFGGDTDNWMWPRHTGDFSLFRVYAGPDGKPAKYSPQNKPLKPRHHLPVSLDGVQEGDFTMVFGFPGRTQQYLTSHAVKLLMEQTNPHRINIRDKRLEIMGRHMKANDTVRIQYASKYASVANYWKKWMGENRGLYQLNALQDKQALEAQFTAWVQQNAERKELYGGLLNRFAALYQQQEQVSLADTYRREALLGIDLVRLGSSFAPIASGSMPATDFTTQRDRYDLALQRHFKDYNVATDKELFVNMLLLYKQNVPREFQPELLQKLAPTEAAVKAYADKVYSQSILSSQKRMQEMLATYNPKATAKKLRNDPGFVLARAIQDIYEKEVAPVFTSTDPELELLYRRFVAGLRQMQQDKLFYPDANSTLRVTYGIVDGSTPQDGVKYRYYTTLEGIMEKEDPNNEEFIVPRRLKEIFQTKDYGPYANEDYMPVCFIASNHTTGGNSGSPVIDANGRLIGLNFDRSWESTMSDIKYSPEICRNIAVDIRYVLLIIDKFAGATHLVEEMTLVDEPAAVEKPEAVEVE; via the coding sequence ATGTGGTTACCCCTGATGCTGAAGGCACTGCAGGATGATATGCAGGCGCAGGGGATGAAACTTACAGCCGAAGATATTTATAGTGTAAACCAGAGTAGCCTAAAGGATGCCATCGTTTCTTTTGGTGGCTTCTGCACCGGAGAGCTGATCTCTGATGAGGGTTTGATCCTCACCAACCACCATTGTGGCTACAGCGCAATACAATCACACAGCTCTGTACAGGACGACCTGCTCACCAAAGGCTACTGGGCTATGAAAAAGGAGGAAGAAAAAGCAAATGCCGGGCTGTTTGTAACTTTCATCATCCGCATGGAAGATGTAAGTGAGCAGGTGCTGAAAGGAATTGCGCCTGACATGCCCGAAGCAGAAAGAGAAAAGCTAGTGGCAGCACGTGTCAGGGAAATCTCCAGGGCTGCTACAGAGGGCACACATTATGGTGCCATCATCAAGCCCTTCTATTATGGCAATGAATACTATATGTTCATTACCGAAACTTATGAAGATGTTCGTCTCGTAGGTGCCCCCCCCTCCTCTATTGGAAAATTTGGTGGTGATACCGATAACTGGATGTGGCCACGTCATACCGGCGACTTCTCCCTTTTCAGGGTTTATGCCGGCCCCGATGGCAAACCTGCCAAATACTCACCCCAGAATAAGCCTTTAAAGCCACGCCACCACCTGCCTGTTTCGCTCGATGGCGTACAAGAAGGTGATTTTACCATGGTGTTTGGTTTCCCAGGTCGCACCCAGCAGTACCTGACCTCTCATGCTGTAAAGCTGCTGATGGAGCAAACTAACCCGCACCGCATCAACATTCGGGATAAGCGCCTGGAGATCATGGGCCGACATATGAAGGCTAATGATACCGTGCGTATTCAGTACGCCAGCAAATATGCCAGTGTAGCCAATTACTGGAAAAAGTGGATGGGCGAGAACAGGGGGCTTTATCAGCTGAATGCCCTGCAGGACAAGCAGGCACTGGAGGCGCAGTTTACAGCATGGGTGCAGCAAAATGCAGAGCGCAAGGAGCTGTATGGCGGCTTACTCAACCGCTTTGCAGCGCTATACCAGCAACAGGAGCAGGTTAGCCTGGCCGACACCTACCGGAGGGAAGCTCTATTAGGAATCGACCTCGTCCGCCTTGGCTCGAGCTTTGCACCAATTGCATCTGGCAGCATGCCGGCTACTGATTTTACTACACAACGTGATCGTTACGACCTAGCCCTGCAGCGGCATTTTAAAGATTACAATGTAGCCACAGACAAAGAGCTATTTGTAAACATGCTATTGCTGTACAAGCAAAATGTGCCCCGGGAGTTTCAGCCGGAGTTACTCCAAAAGCTTGCCCCAACCGAAGCGGCTGTAAAGGCATATGCAGATAAGGTGTACAGCCAGTCTATCTTAAGCTCGCAGAAAAGAATGCAGGAAATGCTGGCTACTTACAATCCTAAGGCAACAGCTAAGAAACTTCGTAATGATCCGGGCTTTGTACTGGCGAGGGCTATCCAGGATATCTATGAAAAAGAAGTAGCGCCTGTATTTACCAGCACTGATCCGGAGCTGGAGCTGCTGTACCGTCGCTTTGTAGCAGGCCTGCGCCAGATGCAGCAGGATAAGCTGTTCTATCCAGATGCCAACAGCACCCTGCGCGTTACCTATGGCATTGTGGATGGCTCCACTCCGCAGGATGGTGTAAAATACCGCTATTACACTACGCTGGAGGGAATTATGGAAAAAGAGGACCCAAACAACGAAGAGTTTATTGTACCCCGGCGATTAAAGGAAATCTTTCAGACAAAAGATTATGGCCCCTATGCCAACGAGGATTATATGCCTGTGTGCTTTATTGCCTCTAACCACACCACTGGCGGCAACTCGGGCAGCCCGGTAATTGACGCAAATGGGCGTCTGATTGGCCTGAACTTTGACCGCAGCTGGGAAAGCACCATGAGCGATATCAAGTACAGCCCGGAAATATGCCGTAACATCGCTGTAGACATCCGCTACGTGCTGCTGATCATCGATAAGTTTGCAGGCGCCACACACCTTGTAGAAGAAATGACGCTTGTTGATGAACCCGCTGCAGTAGAAAAACCAGAAGCAGTAGAAGTTGAATAA